The DNA region TCGATTTGGCTCCTCTTTTCCTGTGTTTTTGGTAGCTCTCACTGACGGTTGTCCCAAAATTCTCGGGCCACCTGACCGGATCAAACATGCGGGCCACAGATTCCACAACTGCTGCCATCATTCTGTGTGGAGGACACAGCTCTCGAATGGGGACCGACAAAGCCACGCTGTCACTGGCCGGCGAAACTCTGCTGCAAAGGATGGTTCGGATTGTTCAGGAAACCCGTGCTGAATCTGTCGCGGGCAATTCCGGGGCAGAACCGGCAGTTGTCGTTGTGGCTGCATCCGAACAGGAACTGCCGGTACTGCCTGACTCCGTCGAAATCGTCCGTGATCTTCAACCCGATCTGGGGCCTCTCATGGGACTCGCCACCGGACTCCGGTTCATCGCCGGGCGTTACGGCCCAGAAACCGCGACACTGGTCACAGCGTGTGATTCTCCGGAGCTCCAGTCTGATGTGATCCTGTATTTGCTGAACTGTCTGAACGACGGCGCATCTGTCGTACCCTGTGACGAATGCATCGAAGACGGCAAGGGAGTGCTTGTTCCAGCTCCTTCGTCACAGATCTATCCCCTTTGCGCTGTCTATCGCGCGGGTCTGTATGCTTTGGCACAGCAACTTCTGGCAGCCGATGTTGCCCGATGTCGTTCCTTCGCGCTGGCAAGTCATCCGAGATGGGTACCACGTTCCGAACTGCGATCTTTTGATCCCGATTTGCGTTCGTTGAACAATATCAATACGCCTGGAGAACTTGCTGAGCTTAAGCGTCGACTGAAAACCGACTATCCTTCCGCATGAACACCACAGCTACCCAGCACACGACATCCTTCTCGACGCCTCGCGAAAGCTGATTCACCGTTGTCCAACAGTCGCAAACCGTTTGTCCAAATCTTTCACCTGGTGACACAGCACTGGTTTCTTTGTGGACTGATGCTGGTGATCCCTGCTGGAATCCTTCTGGGAACCTCGGAAACCGCCAGAGAGATGGCTGATTCCCTGCGAAAAATTCCCGGGACGTTGCTGACGGCTGTGATTTTGTTCTTGATGTCGATCACGCTTGATTCCAGTCGTCTGGTAGCCTCGGTACGTTCTCCCAAAGCCGTTCTCCTGGCAACGCTGATCAACCAGTTGATCATGCCGTTGATGGCAATGCCGATCCTTCCGCTGATTAGTTCACCCGACCTGAGACTCGGGCTCTTGATTGCTTCCATCGTCCCCTGCACGATGGCGGCAGCTTCGGTGTGGACGCGCATGGCGAATGGGAATGATGCGGTTTCGTTACTAGTCACTCTGCTGACCAATTCACTTTGTTTTCTTGTGATTCCCATCTGGCTTTCGTTTGCAGTCTCTGGTCAGCAACTGAACTCCGTCGCTGAAACACTCGCCTTTACCCCGATGGCGGCCCGCCTGGTGAAAGGGGCGGTTCTGCCTGTCTTTTTCGGGCAACTCGTTCGCCTGATTCCTCATATTCGATCGGAAGTCGATCGCAGGAAAAAAGTGTACAGCAATTCTGCTCAAATCATTTTGCTGTTTATTGTTTATATGTCCGCACTCACCGGAGGAACGCAGTTTTCCGAAGACGCAAAACCTCCCGACGTCAGCGTATTCCTGACGGTGCTGCTGGCCTGCAACGCACTTCATATCTGCGGAATGATTGTCTGCTCACTGGCCTGTTACTTCTTCAGCATTCGACCGGAGGATAAAATTGCCGTGATCTTTGCCGGCAGTCAGAAGACTTTGCCTGTGGGTGTCGCAGTTGCCCAGGCCAGTGGCGTGCCATTGGCAATTGTGCCGATGCTGATGTTTCATGCTTCACAACTGTTTGTCGACACGTGGGTCGCAGCCCGGATTGCTTTGCCACGAACATCGGATCGAACAGACGCCGGAGAGACAAAGAACTGTTCGGAACAACAATCCTGATGTTTCTTTTCAGCACAACTGTGTGCTCCAGGGCACATTGCAATCGCCTCGGGGCGTAATCTGGCGGATTGTTGAAATCGGGTCTATCCATTCTCCGAAGGCAATGTATGATGATTGACCGTTTGGGATAGCTATTCCCGCCTCTGTTCTACTCTGCGAAACGCATGGAGGTTTCGATGTCCAAACAGACCGAAGAACAACAACAGCTGCCCAGTTGTCATGAAATTGAAGCCGATGTTCGTCGTGAACTTCTGGCAACTGAGGGCGTCACCGTCAAGTCGCTGGTTGTCCGGCGTCTGGATAACGGTGTCTGCCTGCAGGGAGTCATTCGATTCGATGGTGCAGAATTTGATTTAGGCGACTCGATTCGACGGATCCCCGGGATCGATCGCATTCTGAATCACATGGTCATTTGCAATGACGCTGACGCTCGCGACTGTTGATCTTCCCGTCTCGTCGTGACTGCTGAGAACTTTCTCCGGACAACTGCAAGCGTTGCCGAATGCCATTAACTTTGAACTCTTCGCATAAAGTGGACTGCGTTCGCGTAACCTGCATTGAATATCTGCATGCCTTACCGCACATCTTTCGGTCGGCCTCCGACTCGATGCGTCTGGAGGCTGCTGCCATGTTCGGTGCTGTCTTTGAAGACTTCCTTACTCTTCGTGAGGTCTTATCATCACGCTCTTCCACAATTCGGCTGACAGGCGTCCTCGGCCATGGGCTTCCGGCGCCTGAGACCATTGGTCCTCACGCATCTTCCAGCGAGTGCTGGGAATTCACGACTGACGTCAACGACCTTGACCAGTTCATCGTGCGGTCTGCTGCCCGTGGCGACTCCATTCTCATTATTGCACCAGAGAGTCAGGGAACTCTGTGCCGTCTGATTCAACTCGTTGAAGAAAACGCCGTCAATAATGACCAGCTCATCGGCGTGCCTTCCAAATGGATTCGTGTGTTCTCTGACAAGATGGACTGTCACCAATGGTTGTCTGACCGCAGCATTCCTTCGATCCCAACCTCGACGATGGTGTATGACCAGAAACAGTTGTTTCCTGGAACTGTGGTGATCAAGCCACGAGATGGTGTGGGCAGTGACCGCGTATTCTGCGGAACATACAACGATTGTCTTGCGCGCGTTCAGCACTCAAATGGTGCCGCGGGAACCCGTCCTTTTAATGGCTCTGAATGGATTATTCAGCCATTCATATCGGGCAAATCATACTCCATCGGTTTCCTGGGAAGTGGCGTCGCTGGCAAGTCCATCGCACTTCCGCCAACAGAACAGTTTGTCCACCTTGACGACGGCCTGTTAGCTTACAAAGGTGGGCGGATTGGTATTTGCGAGGTCGCTTCTGAAGCGGATCGCTCGCGGATACTGAAGTTGCAATCTCTTTTACAACCCAACCTTCCGGCTTTTCGTGGCTATTTAGGAGTGGACATTGTTGTGCCTGAGGATGCAAATTTGGGCGCGTTAGCCGTGGAGATTAACCCTCGGCTCTGCACTTCCTACGTCGGTTACCGACAATTCCTCAAGGGAAATCTGGCTGCCCAAATGCTGG from Planctomycetaceae bacterium includes:
- a CDS encoding ATP-grasp domain-containing protein, whose amino-acid sequence is MPLTLNSSHKVDCVRVTCIEYLHALPHIFRSASDSMRLEAAAMFGAVFEDFLTLREVLSSRSSTIRLTGVLGHGLPAPETIGPHASSSECWEFTTDVNDLDQFIVRSAARGDSILIIAPESQGTLCRLIQLVEENAVNNDQLIGVPSKWIRVFSDKMDCHQWLSDRSIPSIPTSTMVYDQKQLFPGTVVIKPRDGVGSDRVFCGTYNDCLARVQHSNGAAGTRPFNGSEWIIQPFISGKSYSIGFLGSGVAGKSIALPPTEQFVHLDDGLLAYKGGRIGICEVASEADRSRILKLQSLLQPNLPAFRGYLGVDIVVPEDANLGALAVEINPRLCTSYVGYRQFLKGNLAAQMLALGDLTIDINEQTSRSVRFDVSGNFVLDP
- a CDS encoding molybdenum cofactor guanylyltransferase; this encodes MRATDSTTAAIILCGGHSSRMGTDKATLSLAGETLLQRMVRIVQETRAESVAGNSGAEPAVVVVAASEQELPVLPDSVEIVRDLQPDLGPLMGLATGLRFIAGRYGPETATLVTACDSPELQSDVILYLLNCLNDGASVVPCDECIEDGKGVLVPAPSSQIYPLCAVYRAGLYALAQQLLAADVARCRSFALASHPRWVPRSELRSFDPDLRSLNNINTPGELAELKRRLKTDYPSA
- a CDS encoding bile acid:sodium symporter, with the translated sequence MSNSRKPFVQIFHLVTQHWFLCGLMLVIPAGILLGTSETAREMADSLRKIPGTLLTAVILFLMSITLDSSRLVASVRSPKAVLLATLINQLIMPLMAMPILPLISSPDLRLGLLIASIVPCTMAAASVWTRMANGNDAVSLLVTLLTNSLCFLVIPIWLSFAVSGQQLNSVAETLAFTPMAARLVKGAVLPVFFGQLVRLIPHIRSEVDRRKKVYSNSAQIILLFIVYMSALTGGTQFSEDAKPPDVSVFLTVLLACNALHICGMIVCSLACYFFSIRPEDKIAVIFAGSQKTLPVGVAVAQASGVPLAIVPMLMFHASQLFVDTWVAARIALPRTSDRTDAGETKNCSEQQS